In Pyrus communis chromosome 8, drPyrComm1.1, whole genome shotgun sequence, one genomic interval encodes:
- the LOC137742732 gene encoding U-box domain-containing protein 13-like isoform X1, translating to MEEDRVALVQSLIDTVNEIASISDYKCTVKKQYCNLARRLKLLTPMFEEIRDSKEVVSQETLKALLSFMETLESAKELLRFGSESSKIYLVLEREQIMMKFHEVTTRLEQALSGISYENLDISDEVKEQVELVLAQFRRAKGRFDLPDVELYGDLLSLYSKNEAATDPAVLRRLVDKLELTGIAELTEESLALHEMVTFSGGDPGESIEKMSMLLKKIKDFVQTENPDMDAPAAGKNILASCSGQTSTDKNHKVPPVIPDDFRCPISLELMNDPIIVSTGQTYERSCIEKWLEAGHVTCPKTQQSLSNTTLTPNYALRSLIAQWCEANGIEPPKRPNSRPIKTTSACSPAERTKIEILLRKLMSVSPEDQRSAAGEIRLLAKRNADNRVAIAEAGAIPLLVGLLSTPDSRTQGHAVTALLNLSICEENKGSIISSGAIPGIVHVLKNGGMEARENAAATLFSLSVVDENKVRIGASGAIPPLVTLLSEGTQRGKKDAATALFNLCIYQGNKGKAVRAGVVSTLMKLLTEPVGGMVDEALAILAILSSHGEGKAAIGAAEAVPVLVEVIGTGSPRNRENAAAVLVHLCSGDQQHIVEAQELGVMTLLLELAQNGTDRGKRKAAQLLERMNRFAEQQAQAQAQADDQSETQSHPATTTDAVDR from the exons ATGGAGGAAGACAGAGTAGCTCTGGTGCAGAGCCTGATCGACACGGTCAACGAAATAGCTTCGATCTCTGACTACAAGTGTACGGTCAAGAAGCAGTACTGCAATTTGGCGAGGAGGTTGAAGCTGCTGACCCCAATGTTCGAGGAGATTAGGGATAGCAAGGAGGTGGTTTCTCAGGAGACTTTGAAAGCCTTGCTTTCGTTCATGGAAACTCTGGAATCGGCCAAGGAGCTGCTCAGATTCGGAAGCGAAAGCAGCAAGATTTACCTG GTTTTAGAAAGGGAGCAAATTATGATGAAGTTTCATGAGGTGACAACTCGATTGGAGCAAGCTTTAAGTGGAATCTCCTATGAAAATCTTGACATATCAGATGAAGTTAAGGAACAG GTTGAGCTTGTTCTTGCTCAGTTTAGAAGAGCCAAAGGAAGGTTCGATTTGCCTGATGTTGAGCTCTATGGAGATCTCTTGTCCCTTTACAGTAAAAATGAGGCAGCAACAGATCCAGCTGTCCTAAGAAGATTGGTTGATAAGTTAGAATTGACAGGTATAGCTGAACTCACAGAAGAGTCACTAGCCTTGCATGAGATGGTTACTTTCAGTGGTGGGGATCCTGGGGAGAGCATCGAGAAGATGTCAATGCTActgaaaaaaattaaggattttGTACAAACAGAAAACCCCGACATGGATGCTCCTGCAGCGGGAAAGAATATATTAGCAAGCTGCAGCGGGCAAACATCCACCGACAAGAATCACAAAGTCCCCCCAGTAATACCAGATGATTTTCGGTGTCCAATATCTTTGGAGTTAATGAATGACCCCATCATTGTTTCAACAGGGCag ACATATGAGCGTTCCTGTATTGAGAAGTGGCTGGAAGCAGGGCATGTGACATGTCCGAAAACACAACAAAGCCTCTCTAACACCACCCTCACACCGAACTATGCTTTACGTAGCCTCATAGCCCAGTGGTGTGAGGCAAATGGCATTGAACCACCAAAAAGACCCAATTCTCGACCCATTAAAACTACATCCGCCTGCTCTCCAGCAGAACGCACTAAGATTGAAATTCTCCTCCGCAAGCTGATGTCTGTTAGCCCGGAAGATCAAAGGTCTGCTGCAGGTGAAATCCGCCTTCTTGCCAAACGTAATGCAGACAATCGTGTGGCTATTGCTGAAGCTGGTGCAATACCCCTGCTTGTAGGCCTCCTTTCAACCCCCGACTCCCGCACCCAAGGGCATGCTGTCACAGCACTCCTCAACCTTTCCATATGTGAGGAGAACAAAGGAAGCATCATATCCTCTGGAGCAATTCCTGGTATTGTTCATGTCCTCAAGAATGGAGGCATGGAAGCACGGGAAAATGCAGCTGCGACCCTTTTTAGTCTTTCTGTCGTGGATGAAAATAAAGTTAGAATTGGTGCTTCGGGAGCCATTCCGCCACTTGTTACATTGCTGAGTGAAGGTACCCAAAGGGGGAAGAAAGATGCTGCAACTGCACTTTTTAACTTGTGCATTTATCAAGGTAACAAGGGGAAGGCAGTAAGGGCTGGTGTTGTTTCGACCCTAATGAAGCTGCTGACAGAACCTGTAGGTGGAATGGTGGATGAAGCACTGGCCATTCTAGCAATACTCTCTAGCCACGGTGAAGGGAAAGCAGCCATTGGAGCTGCTGAGGCAGTGCCTGTTTTGGTTGAAGTTATTGGGACAGGATCTCCCCGAAACAGAGAAAATGCAGCTGCGGTTTTGGTGCATCTTTGTTCTGGTGACCAACAACATATAGTCGAGGCTCAGGAACTTGGGGTGATGACTTTGTTATTGGAGTTGGCTCAAAATGGCACAGATAGAGGCAAGAGAAAGGCTGCACAGTTGCTTGAGCGAATGAATCGGTTTGCTGAGCAGCAGGCGCAGGCGCAGGCACAAGCTGATGATCAATCTGAGACCCAGTCACATCCAGCCACCACTACAGATGCCGTTGACAGATGa
- the LOC137742732 gene encoding U-box domain-containing protein 13-like isoform X2 has translation MMKFHEVTTRLEQALSGISYENLDISDEVKEQVELVLAQFRRAKGRFDLPDVELYGDLLSLYSKNEAATDPAVLRRLVDKLELTGIAELTEESLALHEMVTFSGGDPGESIEKMSMLLKKIKDFVQTENPDMDAPAAGKNILASCSGQTSTDKNHKVPPVIPDDFRCPISLELMNDPIIVSTGQTYERSCIEKWLEAGHVTCPKTQQSLSNTTLTPNYALRSLIAQWCEANGIEPPKRPNSRPIKTTSACSPAERTKIEILLRKLMSVSPEDQRSAAGEIRLLAKRNADNRVAIAEAGAIPLLVGLLSTPDSRTQGHAVTALLNLSICEENKGSIISSGAIPGIVHVLKNGGMEARENAAATLFSLSVVDENKVRIGASGAIPPLVTLLSEGTQRGKKDAATALFNLCIYQGNKGKAVRAGVVSTLMKLLTEPVGGMVDEALAILAILSSHGEGKAAIGAAEAVPVLVEVIGTGSPRNRENAAAVLVHLCSGDQQHIVEAQELGVMTLLLELAQNGTDRGKRKAAQLLERMNRFAEQQAQAQAQADDQSETQSHPATTTDAVDR, from the exons ATGATGAAGTTTCATGAGGTGACAACTCGATTGGAGCAAGCTTTAAGTGGAATCTCCTATGAAAATCTTGACATATCAGATGAAGTTAAGGAACAG GTTGAGCTTGTTCTTGCTCAGTTTAGAAGAGCCAAAGGAAGGTTCGATTTGCCTGATGTTGAGCTCTATGGAGATCTCTTGTCCCTTTACAGTAAAAATGAGGCAGCAACAGATCCAGCTGTCCTAAGAAGATTGGTTGATAAGTTAGAATTGACAGGTATAGCTGAACTCACAGAAGAGTCACTAGCCTTGCATGAGATGGTTACTTTCAGTGGTGGGGATCCTGGGGAGAGCATCGAGAAGATGTCAATGCTActgaaaaaaattaaggattttGTACAAACAGAAAACCCCGACATGGATGCTCCTGCAGCGGGAAAGAATATATTAGCAAGCTGCAGCGGGCAAACATCCACCGACAAGAATCACAAAGTCCCCCCAGTAATACCAGATGATTTTCGGTGTCCAATATCTTTGGAGTTAATGAATGACCCCATCATTGTTTCAACAGGGCag ACATATGAGCGTTCCTGTATTGAGAAGTGGCTGGAAGCAGGGCATGTGACATGTCCGAAAACACAACAAAGCCTCTCTAACACCACCCTCACACCGAACTATGCTTTACGTAGCCTCATAGCCCAGTGGTGTGAGGCAAATGGCATTGAACCACCAAAAAGACCCAATTCTCGACCCATTAAAACTACATCCGCCTGCTCTCCAGCAGAACGCACTAAGATTGAAATTCTCCTCCGCAAGCTGATGTCTGTTAGCCCGGAAGATCAAAGGTCTGCTGCAGGTGAAATCCGCCTTCTTGCCAAACGTAATGCAGACAATCGTGTGGCTATTGCTGAAGCTGGTGCAATACCCCTGCTTGTAGGCCTCCTTTCAACCCCCGACTCCCGCACCCAAGGGCATGCTGTCACAGCACTCCTCAACCTTTCCATATGTGAGGAGAACAAAGGAAGCATCATATCCTCTGGAGCAATTCCTGGTATTGTTCATGTCCTCAAGAATGGAGGCATGGAAGCACGGGAAAATGCAGCTGCGACCCTTTTTAGTCTTTCTGTCGTGGATGAAAATAAAGTTAGAATTGGTGCTTCGGGAGCCATTCCGCCACTTGTTACATTGCTGAGTGAAGGTACCCAAAGGGGGAAGAAAGATGCTGCAACTGCACTTTTTAACTTGTGCATTTATCAAGGTAACAAGGGGAAGGCAGTAAGGGCTGGTGTTGTTTCGACCCTAATGAAGCTGCTGACAGAACCTGTAGGTGGAATGGTGGATGAAGCACTGGCCATTCTAGCAATACTCTCTAGCCACGGTGAAGGGAAAGCAGCCATTGGAGCTGCTGAGGCAGTGCCTGTTTTGGTTGAAGTTATTGGGACAGGATCTCCCCGAAACAGAGAAAATGCAGCTGCGGTTTTGGTGCATCTTTGTTCTGGTGACCAACAACATATAGTCGAGGCTCAGGAACTTGGGGTGATGACTTTGTTATTGGAGTTGGCTCAAAATGGCACAGATAGAGGCAAGAGAAAGGCTGCACAGTTGCTTGAGCGAATGAATCGGTTTGCTGAGCAGCAGGCGCAGGCGCAGGCACAAGCTGATGATCAATCTGAGACCCAGTCACATCCAGCCACCACTACAGATGCCGTTGACAGATGa